A section of the Bacteroidales bacterium genome encodes:
- a CDS encoding chemotaxis protein CheW — translation MKYTYLSFVIGEELYAVNVSKVLEVLEKQNISRVPNAPHYIKGIVNFRGDIVPVFESRDKFNLPERGDHSSYVIIVLDLSRDSEIFRIGAMVDRVKDVLEIDDRDIRAVPVMSKEFNSHFLHGIYKLQEKFILLLDVDKVFTEEEVNILSNVTEQE, via the coding sequence ATGAAGTATACGTACCTCTCTTTTGTAATCGGCGAAGAACTCTACGCCGTAAATGTTTCCAAGGTACTTGAGGTCCTTGAGAAACAAAACATCTCCCGGGTTCCCAATGCACCCCATTATATTAAAGGCATTGTGAATTTCAGGGGAGATATCGTCCCTGTATTTGAATCAAGGGATAAATTTAACCTCCCCGAAAGAGGTGATCATTCTTCATATGTAATAATTGTACTTGACCTTTCAAGAGACTCCGAAATTTTCAGGATTGGCGCTATGGTTGACCGGGTAAAGGATGTTCTTGAAATTGATGACCGTGATATCCGGGCCGTTCCCGTTATGAGCAAGGAGTTCAATTCACATTTCCTTCATGGTATCTATAAACTCCAGGAGAAATTCATTCTTTTGCTGGATGTCGACAAGGTATTTACCGAAGAGGAAGTGAACATTCTTTCCAATGTGACGGAACAAGAATAA
- a CDS encoding chemotaxis response regulator protein-glutamate methylesterase, with the protein MKKIRVMIVDDSALVRQTLTSILNSDHSLEVVATAPDPIIAARKIMTEKPDVLTLDLEMPKMSGLQFLKKLMVQYPLPVVVISSLTENGSELAMKSLEYGAVDVITKPKIATRESLEESRIILCDAVKAAAHAKMIKAVIKPELKIEPKLSADEVVELYRNTANIKHTTDKIIAVGASTGGTQAIEKFLKAMPPDCPGIVIVQHMPELFTRSFAERLNQICNLHVKEGEHGELVTPGKAIIAPGNRHMLLAKTGAKYYIEINDGPLVNRHRPSVDVLFRSAANCAGPNALGIIMTGMGDDGAHGLLEMKNAGAFTIAEDESTCVVFGMPRVAISLNAASQILPLHDIARYTFNHFRT; encoded by the coding sequence ATGAAGAAAATAAGGGTCATGATAGTGGATGATTCTGCGCTTGTCAGGCAAACGCTGACGTCTATACTGAATTCGGATCACTCTCTTGAAGTGGTTGCTACAGCACCAGACCCGATTATCGCCGCAAGAAAGATCATGACGGAAAAACCGGATGTACTGACTCTTGATCTTGAAATGCCTAAGATGAGCGGACTTCAGTTCCTGAAAAAGCTCATGGTTCAGTATCCTCTTCCGGTGGTTGTCATTTCGAGTCTTACCGAAAATGGCAGTGAACTTGCCATGAAATCACTTGAATACGGAGCTGTTGATGTGATCACAAAACCCAAAATCGCCACCAGGGAGTCACTTGAAGAATCGAGGATTATTCTTTGCGATGCTGTAAAAGCAGCAGCTCATGCAAAAATGATAAAGGCCGTAATCAAACCAGAATTAAAAATTGAGCCTAAGCTTTCAGCTGATGAGGTGGTCGAGTTATACCGTAACACAGCGAATATTAAACATACAACTGACAAAATAATAGCTGTAGGAGCTTCTACAGGAGGCACCCAGGCTATTGAGAAGTTTTTAAAGGCAATGCCTCCCGACTGTCCCGGAATTGTAATTGTACAGCATATGCCTGAATTATTCACAAGGTCATTTGCCGAGCGATTAAACCAGATCTGCAATCTTCATGTAAAAGAAGGTGAGCATGGTGAACTGGTTACACCCGGGAAAGCCATTATTGCCCCGGGAAACCGTCATATGCTGCTGGCAAAGACAGGGGCTAAATACTACATAGAAATAAACGACGGGCCCCTTGTAAATCGCCACAGGCCTTCAGTAGATGTGCTTTTCCGTTCGGCCGCCAATTGTGCCGGACCCAATGCCCTAGGTATCATTATGACCGGAATGGGCGATGACGGCGCTCATGGTTTGCTTGAAATGAAAAATGCCGGTGCTTTTACAATTGCCGAAGATGAAAGTACATGCGTGGTTTTCGGAATGCCACGTGTTGCCATCAGCCTTAATGCCGCCTCTCAGATTCTGCCTCTTCATGATATTGCCAGGTATACCTTTAACCACTTCAGGACATAG